The Osmerus eperlanus chromosome 25, fOsmEpe2.1, whole genome shotgun sequence genome contains a region encoding:
- the LOC134011760 gene encoding aldehyde dehydrogenase 1A1-like, translating into MPVIGVENLQAVSSACTEGKQGNISTQTGNSLETQTQTQGAELTDEAPKQVLPMPIPDLEVQYTKIFINNEWHESSSGDKMPVLNPASGDLLCEVEEGRPEDVDKAVRSARAAFQLGSPWRRMDASDRGELLSRLADLVERDRLLLATLEALDSGKLFLMAYFVDLVATIKTLRYFGGWADKIQGRTIPVDGDYFTYTRHEPLGVCGQIIPWNFPVMMFAWKIAPALCCGNTVVIKPAQQTPLTALHMAALIKEAGFPPGVVNVVPGYGPTVGNAIAQHMDIDKVAFTGSTAVGKLIQKAAGDSNLKRVTLELGGKNPIIVFADCNLEYAVQQAHSGLFFNQGQCCLAGSRVFVEEPIYEEFVRRSVEKARAKILGNPLVPGVDQGPQIDQQQFDKILELIESGRREGATLECGGAPWGQRGLFIQPTVFSDVTDGMRIAQEEIFGPVQQIMRFRGVHEVVQRANSTQYGLAAGVFTSDMDKALTVSSALQAGMVWVNCYNAMSTQCPFGGFKMSGNGRELGEYALHEYTEVKAVTIKISQKNS; encoded by the exons ATGCCTGTAATCGGAGTTGAGAACCTTCAAGCCGTGTCATCTGCTTGCACAG AAGGGAAGCAGGGTAACATTAGCACCCAGACAGGGAACAGTCttgagacccagacccagacccagggaGCAGAGCTCACTGATGAAGCACCCAAACAGGTCCTGCCCATGCCCATCCCCGACCTGGAGGTCCAGTACACCAAG ataTTCATCAATAACGAGTGGCATGAGTCTAGCAGCGGAGACAAGATGCCAGTGCTCAACCCAGCCTCTGGTGACCTCctgtgtgaggtggaggaggggagaccg GAGGATGTGGACAAGGCCGTCAGGAGCGCCAGGGCAGCGTTCCAGCTGGGGTCGCCATGGCGACGGATGGACGCATCCGACCGGGGGGAGCTGCTCAGCAGACTGGCCGACCTGGTGGAGAGAGACCGCCTCCTGCTGGcg ACTCTGGAGGCTCTGGATTCTGGGAAGCTGTTCCTCATGGCCTACTTTGTGGACCTGGTGGCCACCATCAAGACGCTACGCTACTTTGGGGGCTGGGCTGACAAGATCCAGGGCAGAACCATTCCTGTGG ATGGAGATTATTTCACCTACACTCGACATGAACCTCTAGGGGTGTGTGGTCAGATCATTCCG TGGAACTTCCCAGTGATGATGTTTGCCTGGAAGATAGCTCCTGCTCTGTGCTGTGGAAACACTGTGGTCATCAAACCAGCTCAGCAGACTCCCCTCACAGCCCTGCACATGGCTGCTCTCATcaaggag gCTGGTTTCCCCCCAGGCGTGGTCAATGTGGTGCCAGGCTATGGCCCCACAGTTGGCAATGCCATAGCCCAGCACATGGACATAGACAAAGTGGCTTTCACAGGATCCACAGCT GTTGGGAAGCTCATCCAGAAAGCTGCAGGGGACTCCAACCTGAAGCGAGTCACTCTGGAGCTGGGGGGGAAGAACCCCATCATCGTCTTTGCAGACTGCAACC TGGAGTACGCTGTGCAGCAGGCCCACAGCGGTCTGTTCTTCAACCAGGGCCAGTGCTGTCTGGCCGGCTCCAGGGTGTTCGTGGAGGAGCCCATATATGAGGAGTTTGTCCGCCGCAGTGTGGAGAAGGCCCGGGCCAAGATCCTGGGGAACCCGCTGGTGCCAGGGGTGGACCAGGGGCCACAG ATTGACCAGCAGCAGTTTGATAAGATCCTGGAGCTGATTgagagcgggaggagggagggcgccACGCTGGAGTGCGGCGGAGCCCCCTGGGGCCAGAGAGGCCTGTTCATCCAGCCCACCGTCTTCTCCGACGTCACCGACGGCATGCGCATCGCTCAGGAGGAG atCTTCGGCCCAGTGCAGCAGATCATGCGTTTCCGTGGCGTCCACGAGGTCGTCCAGAGGGCCAACTCCACCCAGTACGGCCTGGCGGCGGGGGTGTTCACCAGCGACATGGACAAGGCCCTGACGGTGTCCTCTGCTCTGCAGGCCGGCATGGTCTG GGTCAACTGCTACAATGCCATGAGCACCCAGTGTCCTTTCGGAGGCTTCAAAATGTCTGGGAACGGCCGAGAGCT aggggAGTACGCCTTGCATGAGTACACTGAGGTCAAAGCGGTGACCATCAAAATATCCCAGAAGAACTCCTAA
- the LOC134011762 gene encoding cytochrome P450 1A1 produces the protein MRLSLACMFPKESAYVSIPLSGVTVVLCALTLLLVALKGRSRRYHLLPQHHHPGVPLPPGPTPWPLVGNLLQMGDQIHLSLTRMRAQYGDVFRLRLGSLTVVVLSGHATLRRALLRQGEAFAGRPDLFAFSAVADGASMTFSEEYGPAWTLHKKLCGSALRSFSQARPRGSGATCLLEEHVCAEASRMVDAIRARSEVEREGDGAALSGSLDPVDALVTSVANVVCALCFGKRYDHGDEDFLAVVRVNNEVLRIFAAGNLADFFPVFRYLPSPSLRKMVQHIRRMNGFMEKNIEEHLGTFDKGSIRDITDALIALCEDRQEEKGTATLSNSQIVHTVVDIFGAGFDTIIAGLQWSLLYLIKFPEIQAKIHQEIDEHIGSDRLPRFADKPKMAFTESFIYEVFRHASYVPFTIPHCTTVDITLNGYFIPKDTCVFINQYQVNHDTELWGDPDVFRPERFLDRAGLLNKDLTEKVMIFGMGKRRCLGDGFARLEMFVFLTTLLHRLRLHKVPGQELDLSTDFGLTMKPRPYRIGISSRV, from the exons ATGAGGCTATCACTGGCATGTATGTTCCCCAAGGAGAGCGCCTACGTTAGCATACCCCTCTCTGGAGTCACCGTGGTCCTGtgtgccctcaccctgctcttgGTGGCCCTCAAGGGCCGGAGTCGACgctaccacctcctcccccagcaccaccaccctggggtccccctccccccgggccCCACGCCGTGGCCCCTGGTGGGCAACCTGCTCCAGATGGGCGACCAGATCCACCTGTCGCTGACCCGCATGCGGGCGCAGTACGGCGACGTCTTCCGGCTGCGCCTGGGCTCGCTGACCGTGGTGGTGCTGAGCGGCCACGCCACCCTCCGCCGGGCGCTGCTGAGGCAGGGCGAGGCGTTCGCCGGGCGGCCCGACCTCTTCGCCTTCTCAGCGGTGGCCGACGGCGCCAGCATGACCTTCAGCGAGGAGTACGGCCCCGCCTGGACACTCCACAAGAAGCTGTGCGGGAGCGCCCTGCGCTCCTTCTCCCAGGCCCGGCCCAGGGGCTCCGGCGCCACCTGCCTCCTGGAGGAGCACGTCTGCGCCGAGGCCAGCCGCATGGTGGACGCCATCCGGGCGCGTTCCGAGGTCGAGCGGGAGGGGGACGGCGCGGCGCTTTCTGGAAGCCTGGACCCGGTGGATGCCCTGGTGACGTCGGTGGCCAACGTGGTGTGCGCCCTGTGCTTCGGGAAGAGGTACGACCACGGCGACGAGGACTTCCTCGCCGTGGTGCGCGTCAACAACGAGGTGCTGCGCATCTTCGCAGCGGGGAACCTGGCGGACTTCTTCCCCGTGTTCCGCTACCTGCCCAGCCCCTCGCTGAGGAAGATGGTCCAGCACATCCGCCGGATGAACGGCTTCATGGAGAAGAACATCGAGGAACATCTGGGCACCTTCGACAAG gGCTCCATCCGTGACATCACAGACGCCCTGATTGCTCTGTGcgaagacagacaggaggagaagggaacgGCCACTCTCTCCAACTCCCAGATCGTACACACTGTCGTCGACATCTTCGGAgcgg GGTTCGACACCATCATAGCGGGTTTGCAGTGGAGCCTCTTGTACCTTATCAAGTTCCCTGAGATCCAGGCCAAGATACACCAGGAGATTG aTGAGCATATTGGCTCTGACAGGCTGCCTAGGTTTGCCGACAAACCCAAGATGGCGTTTACAGAGTCGTTCATCTACGAAGTGTTCCGCCACGCGTCCTACGTTCCCTTCACCATACCTCACTG CACCACAGTTGACATAACTCTCAATGGATACTTCATCCCTAAAGACACCTGTGTTTTCATTAACCAGTATCAAGTCAACCATGACAC AGAGCTGTGGGGTGACCCGGATGTGTTCCGCCCCGAACGCTTCCTGGACAGGGCGGGGCTTCTCAACAAGGACCTGACAGAGAAGGTCATGATCTTTGGCATGGGGAAGAGGCGTTGCCTGGGCGACGGCTTTGCCCGGCTGGAGATGTTTGTGTTCCTGACCACGCTGCTCCACCGCCTGAGGCTCCACAAGGTCCCGGGCCAGGAGCTGGACCTCAGCACCGACTTTGGCCTCACCATGAAGCCCCGCCCCTACCGGATCGGCATCTCGTCCCGTGTTTAG